The proteins below are encoded in one region of Casimicrobium huifangae:
- a CDS encoding glycosyltransferase family 2 protein, whose product MTAVYNRASTIAEALHSSLSQQYPAVERVVIDGGSADGTVEVVRALGERIDTFISEADHGIYDALNKGVDVATGDVVGFLHADDLFNDDTVLSRVAAAMADPSVSAVYGDLVYVSKDRPEQVVRDWRAGEYSPAKLRRGWMPPHPTLYVRRSVFDSVGAFDTSLRIAADYDWMLRLLLAGHRVAYIPHVQVRMRTGGASNRSLGNIMRKSTEDFSVLRRHGFSHAAAATALLSKNLRKLPQLVRRRF is encoded by the coding sequence GTGACTGCGGTATACAACCGCGCCTCGACTATTGCGGAGGCTTTGCATTCGAGCCTGTCGCAGCAATATCCAGCCGTAGAGCGGGTCGTGATTGATGGCGGCTCCGCTGATGGCACCGTCGAGGTGGTTCGGGCACTGGGTGAGCGCATTGATACCTTCATTTCCGAAGCCGACCACGGCATCTACGATGCGTTGAACAAAGGCGTGGATGTCGCGACCGGCGACGTGGTCGGCTTTCTGCATGCCGACGATTTGTTCAACGACGACACGGTCCTGAGCCGGGTCGCCGCTGCGATGGCGGACCCATCGGTGTCGGCGGTCTACGGCGATCTGGTCTACGTGAGCAAGGACCGGCCCGAGCAGGTGGTCCGCGATTGGCGCGCGGGCGAGTATTCCCCGGCCAAGTTACGTCGGGGCTGGATGCCGCCGCATCCGACGCTTTACGTGCGGCGCAGCGTGTTCGACTCGGTGGGCGCTTTCGATACGTCGCTGCGTATTGCGGCCGACTACGACTGGATGCTCCGGCTGTTGCTAGCGGGCCACCGGGTCGCCTACATCCCGCATGTGCAGGTGCGCATGCGGACGGGTGGCGCGAGCAACCGCAGCCTGGGCAACATCATGCGCAAGTCCACAGAGGACTTTTCCGTATTGCGCCGTCACGGGTTCTCGCACGCGGCGGCGGCGACGGCCCTGCTATCCAAGAATCTGCGCAAGTTGCCGCAACTGGTCAGGCGCCGCTTTTGA
- a CDS encoding GDP-mannose 4,6-dehydratase has protein sequence MKALIAGATGQDGTYLAAHLLALGHEVVGTTRDAGSADTGRLRALGIDGQLNLVSMLPSDYRSVLRTLAQHRPDHIYFLAGQTSVGLSFDQPVEAIESIATGTLNVLEAIRFVNPEIRLFNAGSSECFGDTGTARASEQTPFRPLSPYAVAKVTAQNLVTNYRIAYDLYACTGVLFNHESPLRPDRFVTQKIIRGAHAVAIGKTKQLSLGNLDISRDWGWAPEYVTVMVKMLAPAQPTDLVIATGRSVSLSYFVERAFRNFDLDWREFVRVDDALRRPSDIHYGAGDPSLAKQVLGWSAQFDVDYVVDQMCAAVVRSAAS, from the coding sequence ATGAAAGCTCTCATCGCAGGCGCCACCGGTCAGGACGGCACCTATCTTGCGGCGCATCTGCTCGCGCTCGGCCACGAGGTGGTTGGCACCACGCGCGACGCGGGATCGGCCGATACCGGGCGGTTGCGTGCACTGGGTATCGATGGGCAGCTCAATCTGGTGTCGATGCTGCCGTCGGACTACCGTAGCGTGTTGCGCACACTGGCGCAGCATCGGCCCGATCACATTTACTTCCTGGCGGGGCAGACTTCGGTCGGGCTGTCGTTCGACCAGCCGGTGGAGGCGATCGAGAGCATCGCCACGGGCACGTTGAACGTGCTGGAGGCGATCCGCTTCGTGAACCCGGAGATTCGGCTGTTCAATGCGGGGTCGAGTGAGTGCTTTGGCGATACCGGGACTGCACGGGCCAGCGAGCAGACCCCGTTTCGGCCGCTTAGCCCGTACGCCGTGGCCAAGGTGACGGCACAGAATCTGGTCACCAATTACCGCATCGCTTATGACCTCTACGCCTGCACCGGCGTCCTGTTCAACCACGAGTCACCACTGCGGCCGGATCGTTTTGTGACGCAGAAGATTATTCGCGGCGCGCACGCAGTGGCGATTGGCAAGACGAAGCAGTTGTCGCTGGGTAACCTCGACATTTCGCGCGACTGGGGCTGGGCGCCTGAGTACGTGACGGTGATGGTGAAAATGCTGGCGCCTGCGCAGCCGACAGATCTGGTGATTGCGACCGGGCGTTCGGTGTCGCTGTCGTATTTTGTCGAGCGGGCGTTCCGCAACTTTGATCTCGACTGGCGCGAGTTTGTGCGCGTGGATGACGCGCTGCGCAGACCTTCCGACATACACTACGGCGCCGGTGATCCGTCACTCGCAAAGCAGGTGCTTGGCTGGAGCGCACAGTTTGACGTCGATTACGTGGTTGACCAGATGTGCGCGGCGGTGGTGAGGTCGGCGGCAAGCTGA
- the gmd gene encoding GDP-mannose 4,6-dehydratase, whose translation MKRALITGITGQDGAYLAEFLLGKGYEVHGIKRRASSFNTERIDHVYQDPHDSNRRLFLHYGDLTDSVNLTRILQQVKPDEVYNLGAQSHVQVSFETPEYTADVDAMGSVRLLEAIRLLGMAKTTRFYQASTSELYGKVVEIPQSERTPFYPRSPYGVAKLYAYWITVNYRESYGMYACNGILFNHESPQRGETFVTRKITRAIARAHVGLEQCLYLGNLDALRDWGHAKDYVRMQWMMLQQDHAEDFVIATGKQHSVRQFVERTAGELGITLEWHGSGVDEKGVVASAPSDSALKVGQTLVAVDPRYFRPAEVETLLGDPTKAREKLGWTPAITFEAMVSEMVRADLKTAQRDALVKGAGYATPSFRE comes from the coding sequence TTGAAACGGGCACTGATTACTGGTATCACCGGGCAGGATGGGGCGTATCTCGCAGAGTTTTTGCTCGGCAAGGGCTACGAGGTTCATGGCATCAAGCGGCGGGCGTCGTCGTTCAACACTGAGCGTATCGACCATGTGTATCAGGACCCGCACGACAGCAATCGGCGGCTCTTCCTGCACTATGGTGACTTGACCGATTCCGTCAACCTGACGCGAATCCTGCAGCAAGTAAAGCCGGACGAGGTGTACAACCTGGGTGCCCAGAGTCACGTGCAGGTGTCGTTCGAAACGCCGGAGTACACGGCCGATGTCGACGCGATGGGCTCGGTGCGCTTGCTGGAGGCGATTCGCCTGCTCGGTATGGCCAAGACAACGCGCTTCTATCAAGCGTCCACATCTGAGCTTTACGGCAAGGTGGTGGAGATTCCGCAAAGCGAGCGTACGCCGTTTTATCCGCGCTCACCGTACGGCGTGGCCAAGCTTTATGCGTACTGGATCACCGTGAACTACCGTGAGTCCTACGGCATGTACGCCTGCAATGGCATCCTGTTCAATCATGAGTCCCCTCAGCGCGGCGAGACCTTTGTCACACGAAAGATTACGCGTGCCATCGCACGCGCGCATGTTGGGCTGGAGCAGTGCCTGTATCTCGGCAATCTCGACGCGCTACGCGACTGGGGACACGCCAAGGACTATGTGCGCATGCAGTGGATGATGCTGCAGCAGGACCATGCCGAAGACTTCGTGATCGCCACCGGCAAACAGCATTCGGTGCGCCAGTTTGTCGAGCGCACAGCTGGCGAACTGGGTATCACGCTTGAATGGCACGGGTCGGGCGTTGACGAGAAGGGCGTCGTCGCGTCGGCGCCGTCTGATAGCGCGTTGAAGGTCGGTCAAACGCTGGTGGCCGTCGATCCGCGTTACTTTCGCCCCGCTGAGGTCGAGACCCTGCTGGGTGACCCGACCAAGGCGCGGGAAAAGCTGGGCTGGACCCCGGCGATCACGTTCGAAGCAATGGTCAGCGAGATGGTTCGCGCCGACCTGAAGACCGCACAGCGAGACGCGCTGGTGAAGGGCGCAGGCTACGCAACGCCGTCGTTCCGGGAGTAG
- the fcl gene encoding GDP-L-fucose synthase gives MELSARIFVAGHRGLVGSALVRCLQRAGASNLLLRSRTELDLTDQGAVAAFFAAEKPEFVFLAAAKVGGIKANDTYPAEFLRDNLAIQTNVIHSAWQAGVRKLCFLGSSCIYPKLAPQPMPEEALLTGPLEPTNEWYAIAKIAGIKMCQAYRRQYGFDAISVMPTNLYGPGDNFDLENSHVLPAMIRRFHEAKLAAAPSVTIWGTGTPRREFLHVDDMAEACVFLMQHYSDAMHINVGVGVDLTILELAELVAKTVGYDGAILTDPSKPDGTPRKLMDVARIHALGWRARVGLADGVAQTYRWYLEQLQGAGVRA, from the coding sequence GTGGAGCTGTCTGCCCGTATTTTCGTCGCCGGCCATCGCGGCTTGGTGGGCTCGGCACTGGTGCGCTGCCTGCAGCGGGCGGGCGCCAGCAACCTGTTGTTGCGCAGCCGCACGGAGCTGGACCTGACCGATCAGGGCGCCGTTGCAGCGTTCTTCGCGGCCGAAAAACCGGAGTTTGTGTTTCTGGCCGCAGCCAAGGTTGGCGGCATCAAGGCCAACGACACCTATCCCGCCGAGTTCCTGCGCGACAACCTGGCCATTCAAACCAATGTGATCCACTCGGCGTGGCAGGCGGGCGTGCGCAAGCTGTGCTTTCTGGGCTCGTCGTGCATCTACCCGAAACTCGCGCCGCAGCCGATGCCCGAGGAAGCGCTGCTGACCGGGCCGCTGGAGCCGACCAACGAGTGGTACGCGATTGCCAAGATCGCCGGCATCAAGATGTGTCAGGCCTACCGCCGCCAGTACGGCTTCGACGCGATCAGCGTGATGCCGACCAACTTGTACGGCCCTGGCGATAACTTCGATCTGGAGAACTCACACGTCCTGCCGGCGATGATCCGGCGCTTTCATGAGGCAAAGCTCGCCGCTGCGCCGAGCGTGACGATCTGGGGCACCGGTACGCCGCGCCGTGAATTTCTGCACGTTGATGATATGGCCGAAGCCTGCGTGTTTCTGATGCAGCATTACTCGGACGCCATGCACATCAACGTAGGCGTAGGTGTGGACCTGACGATTCTGGAGCTGGCGGAGCTGGTCGCGAAAACGGTGGGTTACGACGGCGCGATCCTGACCGACCCGAGCAAACCCGACGGCACACCACGCAAGCTGATGGACGTGGCGCGCATTCATGCGCTGGGCTGGCGCGCACGCGTCGGGCTCGCCGATGGCGTCGCGCAAACCTATCGCTGGTACCTTGAGCAGTTGCAGGGCGCAGGCGTGCGGGCCTGA
- a CDS encoding YdcF family protein produces MLHYVSKLSVTLWQPLVWVASLLALGVLLLFARGERGRRWGRRLCAGALALLLALGWYPLPDALLRGLEDQYSAPTGDLSSYYGMVVLGGVFGRDDGRGHRQLALGPAAERVVEPVLVLRRNPQLRVLFTGGDGTLFGPVRRHEADIAREFFERMGAGMSQLAIETKSRNTYENAVLSRAVPGIDANKPWLLVTSAAHMPRALATFRKAGWNVTPYPVDYETVANESWLGYGLYDGISAWQMALREYLGIAFYRLTGRL; encoded by the coding sequence ATGCTGCACTACGTTTCAAAACTGAGCGTTACGCTCTGGCAGCCGCTGGTGTGGGTAGCGTCACTGCTGGCGCTGGGCGTGCTGCTGCTGTTCGCGCGCGGCGAACGTGGTCGGCGGTGGGGGCGGCGGCTGTGCGCGGGTGCGCTGGCGCTACTGCTGGCGCTAGGCTGGTACCCGCTGCCGGATGCGCTGCTGCGCGGACTCGAGGATCAATATTCAGCCCCCACCGGCGATCTGTCCAGCTACTACGGCATGGTGGTGCTGGGCGGCGTATTCGGTCGCGACGACGGCCGTGGTCACCGCCAGCTTGCGCTGGGGCCGGCGGCCGAACGGGTGGTCGAGCCGGTACTTGTCTTGCGGCGCAATCCGCAACTGCGTGTGCTGTTCACCGGTGGCGACGGCACCCTGTTTGGCCCGGTACGACGCCACGAGGCGGACATCGCGCGCGAGTTCTTCGAGCGCATGGGAGCCGGGATGAGTCAGCTTGCGATCGAGACGAAATCTCGCAACACCTACGAGAATGCGGTGCTCAGCCGCGCAGTTCCAGGCATTGACGCCAACAAGCCGTGGCTGCTGGTGACCTCTGCCGCGCACATGCCGCGCGCGCTGGCGACCTTCCGCAAGGCGGGCTGGAATGTGACGCCATACCCGGTGGACTATGAGACCGTGGCGAACGAGTCGTGGCTCGGCTACGGTTTGTACGACGGGATTAGCGCGTGGCAGATGGCGCTTCGTGAATACCTGGGTATTGCGTTCTACCGCCTCACTGGGCGGTTGTGA
- a CDS encoding glycosyltransferase family 4 protein produces the protein MITTLLVAFLASFSTALLLVLTTRWHGAITADAPGAGPQKLHERATPRVGGIAVMAGFALAVVAARVQLPADNGTNAPPWFNGWLILALFVPFAAGLIEDVTKSFGARLRLLATFVGAGIAYYFCEAALSRFAVPPLDALLAASPLAQFVLTLFCVGAIANAYNLADGLNGLLAGLAITACAAMSWVAWRHGDQFLMVATASLAAATTGFAIFNFPRARLFAGDGGAYLLGSAISLFAILLCHRHVDVSPWFVFALVLYPFADTTAAIVRRLATGRPIMAPDADHLHTLLAQRLVQRFGRVGRNLASAVIVCVSGVTAVLAVALHRDTAAMMMLCGFLAVAFAVAYLAIRPRAPAAAAADDIAAEPAKSK, from the coding sequence TTGATCACAACGCTACTGGTTGCCTTTCTTGCGTCGTTCTCGACAGCGCTGCTCTTGGTGCTGACCACGCGTTGGCACGGCGCGATCACGGCAGACGCGCCCGGTGCCGGGCCACAAAAGCTGCATGAACGGGCAACGCCGCGCGTCGGCGGTATTGCCGTCATGGCCGGATTTGCGCTGGCGGTGGTGGCCGCCCGCGTGCAATTGCCCGCCGACAATGGCACCAATGCGCCGCCCTGGTTCAACGGCTGGTTGATTCTGGCGCTGTTCGTTCCCTTCGCTGCCGGCCTGATTGAGGATGTCACCAAGTCATTCGGGGCGCGCTTGCGGCTTCTGGCAACCTTTGTCGGCGCTGGTATCGCTTACTACTTCTGCGAAGCGGCGCTGAGCCGCTTCGCGGTGCCGCCGCTTGACGCGCTGCTGGCCGCTTCGCCCCTCGCTCAGTTCGTGCTGACGCTGTTCTGCGTTGGCGCCATTGCCAATGCCTACAACCTGGCGGACGGACTGAACGGCCTGCTCGCCGGCCTGGCCATCACCGCCTGCGCGGCCATGTCGTGGGTGGCGTGGCGGCACGGCGACCAGTTCCTCATGGTGGCTACCGCGTCGCTGGCGGCCGCAACTACCGGCTTTGCCATCTTCAACTTCCCGCGTGCCCGACTGTTCGCGGGCGACGGCGGCGCCTATCTGCTCGGCTCCGCGATCAGCCTGTTTGCCATCCTGCTGTGCCATCGCCACGTCGACGTCAGCCCGTGGTTCGTGTTCGCGCTGGTGCTTTACCCGTTCGCTGACACCACGGCCGCCATCGTGCGGCGGCTGGCCACCGGGCGCCCGATCATGGCGCCGGACGCGGACCACCTGCACACCCTGCTGGCACAGCGTCTGGTGCAGCGTTTCGGTCGTGTCGGCCGCAACCTGGCCAGCGCGGTGATCGTCTGTGTGTCCGGCGTCACGGCGGTGCTCGCCGTCGCTCTACACCGTGACACTGCGGCGATGATGATGCTTTGCGGGTTTCTGGCGGTCGCGTTCGCTGTCGCCTATCTGGCCATTCGCCCGCGTGCGCCAGCGGCCGCAGCGGCCGACGACATCGCCGCCGAACCCGCCAAGTCAAAGTAG
- a CDS encoding YgfZ/GcvT domain-containing protein: MHLLSPEHQILRFSGPDAAAFLQSQLTNDVDALAPGAWQWQGYCSARGRLLATFALIRVDAAEYVAVVHRSLAAPISKRLTMYRLRSKLDIAAPDDLVVRLHLADPAVVAGTVATLALGNGRWITLESASEPTLAATPSAADAADFMQRWALAGINAMQPEITATTSERFVPQMIGWDQVTPGGGVSFSKGCYPGQEVVARAHYRGAVKRHTEVVSLPATDLVAGAEVTLADGRSAEICNIAPRNATESLALLVVGSQTG; encoded by the coding sequence ATGCACCTGCTCTCACCTGAACATCAAATCCTCCGCTTTTCCGGCCCGGACGCTGCGGCTTTCCTGCAATCGCAACTCACCAACGACGTTGATGCGCTCGCGCCTGGCGCCTGGCAATGGCAGGGATACTGCTCAGCAAGGGGTCGTCTGCTGGCAACCTTCGCGCTAATCCGTGTCGACGCGGCCGAATACGTAGCGGTCGTCCACCGCTCGCTGGCGGCGCCGATCAGTAAACGCCTGACCATGTACCGGCTGCGCTCTAAGCTGGACATTGCTGCGCCCGATGACCTCGTGGTTCGCCTGCACCTCGCGGATCCGGCTGTCGTGGCAGGCACCGTCGCCACACTGGCGTTGGGCAATGGGCGCTGGATCACCCTGGAATCAGCTAGCGAACCTACGTTGGCGGCAACGCCATCGGCCGCTGACGCCGCCGATTTCATGCAACGCTGGGCGCTTGCCGGCATCAACGCCATGCAGCCTGAAATCACCGCCACCACCAGCGAGCGCTTTGTGCCGCAGATGATCGGTTGGGATCAGGTCACGCCAGGCGGCGGGGTGAGTTTCAGCAAAGGCTGCTACCCTGGACAGGAGGTGGTCGCCCGCGCCCACTATCGTGGTGCGGTGAAGCGGCACACCGAAGTCGTTTCCCTGCCGGCGACGGACCTCGTTGCCGGCGCCGAAGTCACCCTGGCCGACGGTCGCAGCGCCGAAATCTGCAACATCGCGCCGCGCAACGCCACGGAATCCCTTGCTTTGCTTGTTGTTGGCAGCCAAACGGGGTAG
- the rpsB gene encoding 30S ribosomal protein S2 → MSATMRQMLEAGVHFGHQTRFWNPKMAQYIFGARNKIHIVNLEKTMEKYNEAMTYVRRLAANRGTILFVATKRQAREIIAEEAKRAGMPYVDNRWLGGMMSNFKTIKGSLKRLKELETMQNDGTFDRMSKREALTLKREFDKLMTSMGGIKDMVSLPDALFIIDVGYQKIAVQEANKLGIPVVGVVDTNHTPDGVDYVIPGNDDSSKAIRLYARGVADAILEGKSQAVQEIVKTQTEEFVEVDPADLEAKQ, encoded by the coding sequence ATGTCCGCAACCATGCGCCAGATGCTGGAGGCCGGTGTTCATTTCGGCCACCAAACGCGTTTCTGGAACCCGAAGATGGCTCAGTACATCTTTGGCGCCCGCAACAAGATTCACATCGTCAACCTCGAGAAGACGATGGAGAAGTACAACGAAGCCATGACCTATGTTCGCCGTCTGGCGGCGAACCGTGGCACCATCCTGTTCGTCGCTACCAAGCGCCAGGCCCGCGAGATCATCGCTGAAGAGGCGAAGCGCGCTGGCATGCCCTACGTCGACAACCGCTGGCTCGGCGGCATGATGTCGAACTTCAAGACCATCAAGGGCTCGCTCAAGCGTCTGAAAGAGCTGGAGACGATGCAGAACGACGGCACCTTTGATCGCATGTCGAAGCGCGAAGCACTGACGCTCAAGCGCGAGTTCGACAAGCTGATGACCTCGATGGGCGGCATCAAGGACATGGTTTCGCTGCCGGACGCGCTGTTCATCATCGACGTCGGCTACCAGAAGATCGCCGTGCAGGAAGCCAACAAGCTGGGCATTCCGGTGGTCGGCGTGGTTGACACCAATCACACGCCGGATGGCGTCGATTACGTGATCCCCGGCAACGACGACTCGAGCAAGGCGATCCGCCTCTACGCCCGCGGCGTGGCTGACGCGATCCTCGAAGGCAAGTCGCAGGCGGTGCAGGAAATCGTGAAGACGCAGACGGAAGAATTCGTCGAAGTCGATCCGGCTGACCTCGAAGCCAAACAGTAA
- the tsf gene encoding translation elongation factor Ts, translated as MAEISASLVKELREMTGLGMMECKRALTETEGDIKKAEELLRIKSGAKASKAASRQAAEGTIGVYVAPDASVGALVEFNCETDFAARNVDLLAMAAALAKSVAENNPADVAALMATSIDGELAETRRAALVQKVGENMTARRFVRVAGGKVASYMHGGGRIGVLVAYEGNADIARDVAMHLAASVASTRAVCVSKDQVPAELIENERKIFAAQAAESGKPVDIIAKMVEGRINKYLAEVTLLGQPFVKDPEQTVEKVLKAANTTIKSFQLYVVGEGIEKKVVDYAAEVAAAAKGL; from the coding sequence ATGGCAGAAATCTCTGCATCGCTCGTCAAAGAGCTTCGTGAAATGACCGGTCTCGGCATGATGGAGTGCAAGAGAGCACTCACCGAAACCGAAGGCGACATCAAAAAGGCCGAAGAGCTGCTGCGCATCAAGTCTGGCGCCAAGGCATCGAAAGCCGCGTCACGTCAGGCTGCCGAAGGCACGATCGGTGTCTACGTGGCGCCGGACGCCTCGGTCGGCGCGCTGGTTGAGTTCAACTGCGAGACCGATTTCGCGGCCCGTAACGTTGATCTGCTGGCGATGGCGGCTGCGCTTGCCAAAAGCGTTGCCGAAAACAACCCCGCCGACGTGGCAGCGTTGATGGCAACCAGCATCGATGGCGAACTGGCAGAAACCCGCCGCGCCGCGCTTGTGCAGAAGGTGGGCGAAAACATGACCGCCCGCCGCTTCGTTCGCGTTGCGGGCGGCAAGGTCGCCAGCTACATGCACGGCGGTGGCCGCATTGGCGTCCTCGTGGCCTATGAGGGCAACGCCGACATCGCGCGTGACGTGGCCATGCATCTGGCCGCCTCGGTCGCATCGACCCGCGCGGTTTGCGTGTCGAAAGACCAGGTTCCGGCTGAGCTGATCGAAAACGAGCGCAAGATCTTCGCCGCGCAGGCAGCCGAGTCGGGCAAGCCGGTCGACATCATCGCCAAGATGGTGGAAGGCCGGATCAACAAATACCTCGCCGAAGTCACGCTGCTGGGCCAGCCCTTTGTGAAGGACCCGGAGCAGACGGTAGAGAAGGTGCTCAAGGCTGCCAATACGACGATCAAGAGCTTCCAGCTTTACGTCGTCGGCGAAGGTATCGAGAAAAAAGTGGTGGACTACGCTGCTGAGGTGGCTGCTGCTGCCAAGGGGCTCTAA
- the pyrH gene encoding UMP kinase: MPDAKPAFQRILLKLSGEALMGDDAYGINPEVIDRIVGEIKEVSRMGVQIGVVIGGGNIFRGIAPSAVGMDRATADYMGMLATIMNALALGDALRRAGVEARVQSALRVDAVAEPYIRGRALRHLEEGKVVIFAAGTGNPFFTTDTGAALRGREINADLVLKATKVDGVYTADPMKDPTATRYSSLTFDEAIVKNLKVMDATALALCRDQQLRLNVFSIFKPGALKRVILGEDEGTTVVC, translated from the coding sequence ATGCCCGACGCCAAGCCAGCCTTCCAACGCATCCTTCTCAAACTTTCCGGCGAAGCCCTGATGGGCGACGATGCCTATGGCATCAATCCGGAGGTAATTGACCGCATCGTCGGCGAGATCAAGGAAGTGTCCCGAATGGGGGTCCAGATCGGCGTAGTAATCGGTGGCGGCAACATCTTCCGTGGCATCGCTCCCAGCGCTGTCGGCATGGATCGCGCGACTGCGGATTACATGGGCATGCTGGCGACGATCATGAACGCGCTGGCGCTCGGCGATGCGCTGCGTCGTGCTGGTGTGGAGGCGCGTGTGCAATCTGCGTTACGCGTCGATGCCGTGGCCGAGCCCTACATTCGCGGTCGTGCGTTGCGTCATCTGGAGGAGGGCAAGGTGGTGATTTTTGCGGCAGGCACGGGCAATCCGTTCTTCACCACCGACACGGGGGCTGCGCTTCGTGGCCGCGAAATCAATGCCGATCTGGTGCTGAAGGCCACCAAAGTCGACGGCGTATACACCGCCGATCCGATGAAAGACCCGACGGCAACACGCTACAGCTCGCTGACCTTCGACGAGGCGATCGTCAAGAACCTGAAGGTGATGGACGCCACCGCACTCGCGCTCTGCCGCGACCAGCAGTTGCGCCTGAACGTGTTCAGTATCTTCAAACCGGGTGCGCTAAAGCGCGTCATCCTCGGTGAAGACGAAGGTACCACCGTAGTTTGCTGA
- the frr gene encoding ribosome recycling factor — MIADTKKTAEQKMAKALEALKNNFAKVRTGRAHAGMLDVVQVDYYGAMTPINGVASVTLLDARTIGVQPYEKKMIQAIEKAIREADLGLNPSVNSDIIRVPMPMMSEERRKELVKLVKGEAEDARVAIRNVRRDANNALKDALKAKTISEDEERRAQDDVQKLTDKTIAEVDKQFTAKEAELMSV; from the coding sequence ATGATTGCAGACACCAAGAAAACAGCCGAACAGAAGATGGCCAAGGCGCTGGAAGCGCTCAAGAACAATTTCGCCAAAGTGCGCACCGGGCGTGCTCACGCGGGTATGCTGGATGTGGTGCAGGTCGACTACTACGGCGCGATGACACCGATCAACGGCGTCGCCAGCGTCACGCTGCTCGATGCCCGCACTATCGGCGTGCAGCCCTACGAAAAGAAGATGATCCAGGCGATTGAGAAAGCGATCCGCGAGGCGGACCTTGGCCTCAATCCTTCGGTCAACAGCGACATCATCCGGGTACCGATGCCGATGATGAGCGAAGAGCGCCGCAAGGAGCTGGTCAAACTGGTCAAGGGTGAAGCGGAGGACGCCCGCGTGGCGATCCGCAATGTCCGCCGCGACGCCAATAATGCACTTAAGGACGCGCTGAAAGCGAAGACGATCTCGGAGGACGAGGAGCGCCGCGCGCAGGACGACGTGCAGAAGCTGACCGACAAGACGATTGCCGAAGTCGACAAGCAGTTCACTGCCAAGGAAGCCGAGCTGATGTCGGTGTGA
- the uppS gene encoding polyprenyl diphosphate synthase, translating into MSAASVPRHIAVVMDGNGRWAQKRFLPRVAGHKQGVEAVRTLIRAGSERGVEALTVFAFSSENWQRPADEVSFLMDLFLRALREEVQKLHSNSVRFRVVGDVSVLGAETRSLIEEAEALTAANSRLCLNVAVNYGGRWDIEQAVAKATAAGESAAFAQWLSFAGQPDPDLFIRTGGERRVSNFMLWQLAYTELFFSDILWPDFDEAELASALAWFAGRERRFGKTGEQVRVLSTTPV; encoded by the coding sequence ATGTCGGCTGCCTCAGTGCCTCGCCATATCGCCGTGGTCATGGACGGCAACGGTCGCTGGGCGCAGAAGCGCTTCCTGCCGCGCGTTGCCGGTCACAAGCAGGGGGTTGAAGCGGTGCGTACGCTGATCCGTGCCGGCAGCGAGCGCGGCGTCGAAGCGCTCACCGTGTTCGCATTCAGCAGCGAGAACTGGCAACGCCCGGCCGATGAGGTGTCGTTTCTGATGGACCTGTTTCTTCGCGCGCTGCGCGAGGAAGTGCAGAAACTGCACAGCAACAGTGTCCGCTTTCGGGTGGTCGGCGATGTGTCTGTTCTGGGCGCAGAGACACGGTCGCTGATCGAAGAGGCCGAGGCGCTGACCGCAGCAAACTCCCGGCTTTGCCTGAACGTGGCAGTCAACTACGGTGGGCGGTGGGATATCGAGCAGGCGGTCGCCAAAGCCACGGCTGCCGGTGAGTCGGCAGCATTCGCGCAGTGGCTGTCGTTTGCCGGCCAGCCGGATCCTGACCTGTTCATTCGCACTGGCGGTGAGCGGCGAGTCAGCAACTTCATGCTGTGGCAGTTGGCCTACACCGAGCTCTTTTTCTCGGACATCCTGTGGCCGGACTTTGATGAAGCGGAGCTTGCGAGCGCACTGGCGTGGTTTGCGGGTCGCGAGCGCCGTTTCGGCAAGACGGGAGAGCAGGTTCGTGTGCTCTCGACAACTCCTGTCTGA